From the genome of Cytophagales bacterium WSM2-2:
TTAAATTTTTCTATTCTTTCATTTTTTAACGCTGACAAGAGGATAACTGTCGCACCGATTTTTTCATAAGACTGTTTCAACTCGTTTATTGTTTCAATACCCTCGTTATCCAACAAGTCAATTTTATTGAAAACTAGTATCTGTGGAATTCGAAAAGCTTCAGCGGAAACCATAAACCGGTCAATAAAACCGAGTGAAGTTCGGGGTTGCTCAAGGGTGGCGATTAGAATTGCCTGATCAACATTCGCTGCCAGTACGTTCGAGTGCCCTGTTTTCTTAACCGACTGTCGCAGGATGTGATTTTTTCGCGGAAGGATTTCTGTAATCACGTGAGAATTACCTTCTGATCCGATGGCAACATAATCTCCCACAGCCACCGGGTTTGTTTCCTTGATCCCTTCCAGTCGTATCTTTCCGCGAATGCGACATTCGTATTTCTTTCCTTCAGCCAAGACATCGTACCACGACCCTGTCGATTTGGTAACTACCCCGGTCATCGACTCAGAATTGTATTGCAGTAGTCTGCAATTCTTGTTGTGGCTCCCAGGTTTTCTTCCACATATGAACGTGTGACCTCGCATGCGAGAATAAAATTCTCGGGTCGTTCGATCATCAGGTCGTATTTTGATTTTAATTCGGAGTAGCCGCTGACTTCAAATGCCCCGCCTCGCATAATCAGATCATTGGCTTCCTGGTATTTGAGATAATTTTTATCACCAAAGAAAATCGGAATTCCATAGCAGGCAGCTTCTAAAATATTATGCAGGCCTTTTCCAAAAGCGCCACCCACAAACGCAAATTCACCATAGCGATAGAGCTGGGATAGCATGCCAATGTTATCGATAATGAGAACACCGAAGTCTTCCACTTGCTTGTGTTGCTGAGAAAAACGGACTGACTTCACTTCCAGAGATTTTTCAATATCCCGCAAGAATGATTCATCGATCTCGTGTGGTGCAATAATAAATTTAAGGGAGTTTTGTTTTTCATTGATGAATGGTGCCAAAACGTCCATGTCTTCTGGCCAGCAACTTCCAATAACAAGAACCTTTTGGTCGTTCTTAAATTGCCTGGCCTGAACTATTTCTTCACTGGAGTGAATCACCTGCATTACACGATCAAATCTGGTATCACCTGTCACCTTAACGGAGTTAATGCCGAGAGACGACAATAGACTTTTTGTTTCACTATTCTGCGTAAAAAAATAGTCAAAGTTCGTGAGCAGCTTGCGGAACAGGCCTCCATAACTTCTGAAGAAAATTTGACCTGGTCTTAGTATGCAGGATGCCGAAATAAGATGTGTATTTGATTTTTTCAGTTGAACGGTAAAGTGATACCAGAATTCATACTTGATAAAAATAGCGAGTGTGGGCTTGGTGATCTCAACAAATCTTCTGGCTTGCGTTGGTGTGTCCCAAGGAAGGTAAAAAATGTAGTCGGCCGATGAATAGTCCTTCCGTACTTCATATCCTGAAGGGGAGAAGAAAGTAAGGAGAATCTTGATTTTTTTATTTCCGCCTTTCAACGATTCAATCAGAGGGCGTCCCTGCTCAAACTCACCCAATGACGCACAATGAACCCAAACCAAGCGGCTATCTGAACGAGACTCAAGGGCTTTTCTTAATTTTGAAAAGAGTTGCCATCTGCCCGTAACAAACAACCTGGCTTTCGATGAAAAGGGCGTGGCTGCGACAAACAGTATTCGGAGCAGGTAAATTGAAATATTGTAAAAAAAAATTGACATAAGGCCCCAAAAATACCAAAATGATTCTACCTGCGAGCTTTTTTGTCGGCCCTTTAAGTTTACCAAAATTGTTATCTTGGCATTAACGTTCGACCAAATTTTTAACTCAAATGAAAAAACCAGTAACCGCTTTATTTCTGCCACTTCTGTTACTCGCTGCAGTCGGAGTGATGGCCCAAAATCCTACCGATATGTCAGCGTTTGTTACAGCGCAAAAAGATGATGCTTCTAAACTGATCGGTGCTTATTTATCTCCGGTTGTGAAAGGTTTTTCATATGGAATGAC
Proteins encoded in this window:
- the rsgA gene encoding putative ribosome biogenesis GTPase RsgA, yielding MTGVVTKSTGSWYDVLAEGKKYECRIRGKIRLEGIKETNPVAVGDYVAIGSEGNSHVITEILPRKNHILRQSVKKTGHSNVLAANVDQAILIATLEQPRTSLGFIDRFMVSAEAFRIPQILVFNKIDLLDNEGIETINELKQSYEKIGATVILLSALKNERIEKFKESIQGKISLVTGHSGVGKSTLLNQVSPVIKQSTGEISSFSEKGTHTTTFAEMFTLNENTFVIDTPGIKEWGLVDMTPQEISDYFPEMRELRLECKFGSKCLHLLEPGCVIKKAVENGEILSSRYENYVAMVEGKDNRK
- a CDS encoding 3-deoxy-D-manno-octulosonic acid transferase; the protein is MGEFEQGRPLIESLKGGNKKIKILLTFFSPSGYEVRKDYSSADYIFYLPWDTPTQARRFVEITKPTLAIFIKYEFWYHFTVQLKKSNTHLISASCILRPGQIFFRSYGGLFRKLLTNFDYFFTQNSETKSLLSSLGINSVKVTGDTRFDRVMQVIHSSEEIVQARQFKNDQKVLVIGSCWPEDMDVLAPFINEKQNSLKFIIAPHEIDESFLRDIEKSLEVKSVRFSQQHKQVEDFGVLIIDNIGMLSQLYRYGEFAFVGGAFGKGLHNILEAACYGIPIFFGDKNYLKYQEANDLIMRGGAFEVSGYSELKSKYDLMIERPENFILACEVTRSYVEENLGATTRIADYCNTILSR